In a single window of the Olivibacter sp. SDN3 genome:
- a CDS encoding deoxyribodipyrimidine photo-lyase, producing MSKKNEIAIHWFRRDLRLNDNAALVHALTSGRRVQPVFIFDHNILSKLEDSDDARVAFIHQQLGTLNQQLKRHHTAIAIYHDRPEIAWKKIIQDFEPAAVYYNHDYEPYARERDQRINDFLTKEGLGVFTFKDQVIFEKNELLKADGTPYTVYTPYKNKWYAQLDNQDYHILSASDGSYHTYRQALPSLKSLGFEATSQAFPDKHYKGVMESYSETRDIPSDEHGTSRMSLHLRFGTVSIRRLVQEALQAKEKTWLDELVWREFFMMILWHFPHTTHKAFKKAYDGIRWRNDEKEFETWCAGQTGYPLVDAGMRQLNETGFMHNRVRMVVASFLCKHLLIDWRWGEAYFARKLQDYEQSSNVGNWQWAAGSGTDAAPYFRVFNPELQQKKFDPNLEYIKRWVPEFDDPFKYPKPIVEHKKARERALEVYKHALNDEL from the coding sequence ATGAGCAAAAAGAATGAGATAGCCATCCACTGGTTTCGTCGGGACCTGAGGCTAAATGACAATGCAGCTCTTGTTCATGCACTAACCAGTGGCCGTCGTGTGCAACCCGTTTTTATTTTTGACCACAACATCCTGTCTAAACTGGAAGACAGCGATGATGCCCGGGTCGCCTTTATCCACCAGCAGTTAGGAACCCTTAACCAGCAATTAAAAAGACATCACACGGCTATTGCAATATATCACGATAGACCCGAGATCGCATGGAAGAAGATTATACAGGATTTCGAGCCTGCGGCTGTTTATTATAATCACGATTACGAACCTTACGCCAGAGAGCGAGATCAACGAATTAATGACTTTTTAACTAAAGAAGGTTTGGGAGTATTTACCTTCAAAGATCAGGTGATTTTTGAAAAGAATGAGCTCCTAAAGGCTGACGGCACACCCTATACCGTTTACACACCCTATAAGAACAAATGGTATGCACAACTGGATAACCAGGATTACCATATCTTATCGGCTTCTGACGGTAGCTATCACACATACAGGCAAGCACTCCCATCTTTGAAATCCCTCGGTTTTGAAGCTACGTCTCAGGCTTTCCCTGATAAGCACTATAAGGGTGTGATGGAAAGTTACAGCGAAACCCGGGATATACCGTCGGATGAACATGGTACCAGCCGAATGAGTTTACATCTGCGTTTTGGCACGGTAAGTATCCGTCGATTGGTTCAGGAGGCCCTGCAGGCGAAAGAAAAAACCTGGCTCGATGAGCTCGTCTGGCGAGAGTTTTTTATGATGATTCTATGGCATTTCCCTCATACGACCCATAAAGCCTTCAAAAAAGCCTATGACGGCATCCGATGGCGCAATGATGAAAAAGAATTCGAAACCTGGTGTGCCGGGCAAACCGGGTACCCTTTGGTAGACGCCGGAATGCGCCAGCTGAATGAAACTGGATTTATGCATAACCGGGTAAGAATGGTCGTCGCAAGCTTCCTTTGCAAGCATCTATTGATCGATTGGCGTTGGGGTGAAGCCTATTTTGCGCGGAAGTTACAGGATTACGAGCAGAGCAGTAATGTGGGCAACTGGCAATGGGCCGCAGGGTCGGGAACCGATGCGGCGCCCTATTTTCGGGTATTCAACCCTGAATTACAGCAAAAGAAATTTGACCCGAATCTGGAGTATATAAAACGCTGGGTACCTGAATTTGATGACCCATTTAAATATCCGAAGCCCATCGTGGAACATAAAAAAGCCCGCGAACGGGCTTTGGAAGTATATAAACATGCTTTGAACGATGAGCTTTAA
- a CDS encoding RDD family protein has protein sequence MYYYIVKGGKPEGPFQLEDLKSMGLSGTDFVKPEGYDDYKELRELPDLCQELGVRHERAAPQYYATLDVRLLAAAIDYFFAFIIYCLAALAVLIKVDDGSAQGKEEQWMMLVFGLGLIPIVKFLVNVIAEGSRLNASPGKLLLQIRVTDMQGNPIGLGRSFLRNVAKITCVITFGIGYLTGFFDRKQQCFHDKIAKTLVIKGRLI, from the coding sequence ATGTATTATTATATTGTAAAAGGCGGAAAGCCTGAAGGCCCTTTTCAATTGGAAGACCTGAAAAGTATGGGGCTCTCGGGTACCGATTTTGTGAAACCTGAGGGTTATGACGACTACAAGGAACTCCGTGAGCTACCCGATCTTTGCCAAGAGCTTGGTGTACGGCATGAGCGCGCTGCTCCCCAATATTATGCCACTTTGGACGTCCGATTGCTTGCGGCAGCTATCGATTATTTTTTTGCGTTTATCATTTACTGTTTGGCGGCGCTGGCGGTTTTAATAAAGGTTGATGACGGCAGCGCTCAGGGAAAGGAAGAGCAGTGGATGATGCTCGTATTTGGCTTAGGCCTTATTCCTATTGTTAAGTTCTTAGTCAACGTAATTGCAGAAGGATCCAGACTGAATGCTTCACCAGGCAAATTGCTGTTACAGATCAGGGTAACCGATATGCAGGGTAATCCCATTGGCCTTGGAAGGTCATTTCTGCGGAATGTAGCGAAGATTACCTGCGTAATTACTTTTGGGATCGGATATCTAACGGGGTTTTTCGACCGGAAGCAACAGTGTTTTCATGATAAAATAGCCAAAACCTTGGTTATAAAAGGACGTTTGATCTAA
- a CDS encoding HlyD family secretion protein: protein METNNQTTVNTPEKKSGNKGFAIVFALLILIGGTYGVIKYLHAQQHEETDDAQVVSTISPVIPRVSGYIKDVRVKDNQQVRKGDTLVILDNRDFMVSLAQAEAGLASAKSNAHVAGAGIQVAQANIHTSEVNIGTVEAQIESAKVNLWRAEKDFERYGNLIKDHSITQQQYEEALANKQLAEKQLAILETQRQSADRQAKAISTQKAVSTGQVSVADATIKQREAEVESAQLSLSYTVITAAIDGQVGKVNLQPGQYLAAGQSLFSIVPLDEKWVIANFKETQLTRMELGQKVSITVDAYPDVALEGTVVSFSPATGAIQSLLPPDNASGNFVKVVQRIPVRIDFEEGHDPAFMAKLRTGMNVLVDVHL from the coding sequence ATGGAAACAAATAATCAAACAACAGTAAATACACCGGAAAAGAAATCGGGCAATAAAGGTTTTGCTATAGTTTTTGCGTTGTTGATCCTTATAGGAGGAACGTATGGGGTGATTAAATACCTCCATGCACAGCAACACGAGGAAACCGATGATGCTCAAGTAGTGTCCACGATCAGTCCGGTCATTCCGCGTGTATCTGGCTATATCAAGGACGTGCGTGTGAAAGACAATCAACAGGTGCGCAAAGGCGATACCTTAGTGATACTTGACAATCGGGATTTTATGGTCTCGCTGGCACAAGCAGAGGCTGGTTTAGCCTCTGCTAAGAGCAACGCGCATGTAGCGGGGGCAGGCATTCAGGTGGCACAGGCAAACATTCATACTTCCGAGGTGAATATTGGAACGGTAGAAGCGCAGATCGAATCGGCGAAAGTGAATTTATGGCGTGCCGAGAAAGATTTTGAGCGTTACGGGAATTTGATAAAAGATCATAGCATTACGCAGCAGCAGTATGAGGAAGCCTTAGCTAATAAGCAGTTGGCAGAAAAGCAATTGGCTATCTTGGAAACTCAGCGACAGTCGGCCGATCGTCAAGCAAAAGCAATCAGCACACAGAAAGCAGTGAGCACTGGTCAGGTATCGGTGGCCGACGCAACTATTAAACAACGGGAGGCTGAGGTCGAATCGGCACAGCTGAGCTTATCGTATACCGTGATAACCGCAGCTATCGATGGCCAGGTGGGTAAGGTAAATCTGCAGCCGGGACAGTACCTCGCTGCAGGACAATCGTTGTTCAGTATTGTTCCCTTAGATGAAAAATGGGTGATCGCTAATTTCAAGGAGACGCAGTTAACGAGAATGGAATTGGGGCAGAAGGTATCGATTACCGTAGACGCATACCCAGACGTAGCGCTGGAAGGTACCGTGGTTTCCTTCTCGCCCGCAACCGGAGCCATACAGTCCCTACTTCCCCCGGATAATGCTTCAGGAAATTTCGTTAAGGTCGTGCAAAGGATACCGGTAAGAATCGATTTTGAGGAGGGACATGACCCGGCATTTATGGCTAAACTCCGTACAGGGATGAATGTACTGGTGGATGTACACCTCTAA
- a CDS encoding TetR/AcrR family transcriptional regulator, producing the protein MKTYSDKQLQIMDIALRLFADHGYDKTSVRDIAQEAGVNVAMVSYYFGSKDKLLEALFINHFAFITSTLENILHEKTSSAFEKVEKIIDVFIDTLYSRQLFNQLMMREASILKEGPLFEMILEMKTKNRKLVERAVKSGQRLGVFRKDVNVFFLSSVLIGSVNQMLANCRYEARSNKLEGAAKDNFKKEGLSILRVHLKRMFIAYLTFDESHK; encoded by the coding sequence ATGAAAACATACAGCGATAAACAGCTTCAGATCATGGATATTGCCTTACGGCTTTTTGCCGATCATGGATATGATAAAACATCCGTACGTGACATTGCACAGGAGGCAGGCGTTAACGTGGCTATGGTGTCTTATTATTTCGGATCGAAGGATAAGCTATTGGAAGCATTATTTATCAATCATTTTGCTTTCATTACCAGTACACTTGAAAATATTCTACATGAAAAAACAAGCAGTGCTTTTGAAAAAGTAGAAAAAATAATCGACGTGTTTATTGATACCCTGTATAGCAGACAGCTGTTCAATCAGCTTATGATGCGTGAGGCAAGCATCTTGAAAGAAGGGCCGCTTTTTGAGATGATCCTGGAGATGAAAACAAAAAATCGAAAATTGGTGGAGCGTGCGGTTAAGAGCGGACAGCGGCTGGGCGTTTTTCGAAAGGATGTGAATGTTTTTTTCCTTTCTTCCGTATTGATCGGCAGCGTTAATCAGATGTTGGCCAACTGTCGATATGAAGCCCGGAGCAATAAACTGGAAGGCGCAGCAAAAGATAACTTTAAAAAGGAAGGTCTGTCGATCTTAAGGGTGCATCTCAAAAGAATGTTTATCGCGTATCTCACATTCGACGAATCCCATAAATAA
- a CDS encoding LiaI-LiaF-like domain-containing protein codes for MKRDRLNWGLVLLFIGVMWLLSNFGVVTFYWSSLWRFWPIFLIIIGVNLLVPRHGYGNIISVIATIGALVFIGYQSSRPTSSWKEGSVWRNLDEGEDDGDGVERRADFVTAFEEQVKEVNLEIKGGAVEYNVGGETDELFKAETKSNFAGHVLQSSTRDSIADLSFRMKNTKGRKWNLRNNGENEAKMYLNTNPIWNIKAEVGAGAIDFDLSRYKVRKLTFKGGAASFETKLGMPLESSEIFVESGVASIEIAIPQAAACRIQVESGLSSKDFPGFTKRDDGSYATADFDQASNKYLINLKGGLSSFSVERY; via the coding sequence ATGAAAAGAGATAGATTAAACTGGGGCCTGGTACTGTTGTTCATTGGCGTCATGTGGTTGCTGAGCAACTTTGGAGTAGTGACCTTTTACTGGTCGAGTTTATGGCGTTTTTGGCCAATATTTCTCATCATTATTGGTGTTAACCTATTGGTGCCACGACATGGGTACGGTAATATTATTTCTGTTATTGCAACTATTGGAGCCTTGGTTTTTATCGGTTATCAATCTTCAAGGCCTACCAGTAGCTGGAAAGAAGGATCGGTTTGGCGTAATTTGGATGAAGGAGAAGATGATGGGGATGGTGTAGAACGGAGGGCCGATTTTGTTACGGCCTTTGAGGAGCAAGTGAAGGAAGTTAACTTGGAGATCAAAGGAGGAGCAGTTGAATATAATGTTGGCGGCGAAACGGACGAGCTGTTTAAAGCAGAAACTAAAAGTAACTTCGCCGGTCATGTACTGCAGAGCTCTACTAGGGATTCTATCGCAGATTTATCTTTTCGGATGAAGAATACCAAAGGCAGAAAATGGAATTTGCGGAATAATGGGGAGAATGAGGCGAAAATGTATCTTAATACCAATCCCATTTGGAACATAAAGGCAGAAGTTGGGGCTGGGGCCATTGATTTTGACCTGAGTAGGTACAAGGTTAGAAAATTGACATTCAAAGGGGGGGCTGCATCCTTCGAAACGAAACTGGGAATGCCATTGGAGTCGTCGGAAATTTTTGTAGAGTCAGGGGTAGCAAGTATTGAAATAGCCATACCTCAGGCAGCAGCCTGTCGGATTCAGGTGGAATCAGGACTGTCTTCAAAGGATTTTCCCGGATTTACGAAGCGGGATGATGGCTCATACGCAACAGCAGATTTTGATCAGGCATCTAATAAATATTTGATCAACTTAAAAGGTGGGTTGAGTTCGTTTTCCGTTGAACGCTACTAG
- a CDS encoding TolC family protein codes for MRNCIHKRSNYFLLGVCLLWLFAGTAFGQEQKSLSLREAIGLSVNHNRSLKVSKSKVEQAVASLREAKDNRLPDIDVSGQYMRLNRPNVNLKLQQPDTQEPGSGAMDDAPDISQAMFGMATASLPIFSGGRINNGIASAKYLETAATLDAERNRQEVVQNTIAAYYNLYKAQAAVNLVKENLEISRQRVKDFAGMEANGLVARNDLLKVQLQESNLELALLEAENNAAITNFNFDLMLGLEEHTKLLLDTTDLSQLPAASTLAAWETSALNERSDFKAVAKRQEAAHAGVKVAKGAYYPTLALSAGYVGINVPHALTVTNAVNVGAGLSYNIASLYKAGAKIKQAKAEEDQLALDREQLSDAIKSDIHKAYQDYNQRLKQIQVYEKAVEQANENYRITKNKYDNSLATTTDLLDADVARLQANIDYTYAKADAVVAYNKLFESAGISNETYATDDI; via the coding sequence ATGAGAAATTGTATTCATAAACGTAGCAATTATTTTTTGTTAGGTGTCTGTCTCCTGTGGCTGTTTGCAGGAACAGCCTTCGGACAGGAGCAAAAATCACTTTCCTTGCGGGAGGCTATAGGGCTGAGCGTTAACCATAACAGATCACTCAAAGTGAGTAAAAGTAAAGTAGAGCAGGCCGTGGCTTCTTTGCGTGAGGCTAAAGATAACCGTCTGCCGGATATCGATGTCTCTGGGCAATATATGCGCTTGAACCGTCCAAATGTGAATCTCAAATTGCAACAGCCGGATACACAGGAACCGGGGAGCGGAGCAATGGACGACGCACCTGATATTAGTCAGGCGATGTTTGGTATGGCTACAGCCAGTTTGCCGATTTTTTCTGGTGGAAGGATCAACAATGGCATCGCTTCGGCGAAATACCTCGAAACTGCAGCTACGCTGGATGCTGAGCGCAACAGGCAAGAGGTTGTTCAGAATACCATTGCTGCTTATTATAATCTTTACAAAGCCCAGGCAGCGGTGAATCTGGTAAAAGAGAATCTGGAGATTTCGAGGCAGCGGGTGAAAGATTTTGCCGGTATGGAGGCTAATGGTTTAGTGGCACGCAATGATTTGCTTAAGGTGCAGTTACAGGAAAGTAATCTGGAGCTGGCTTTGCTCGAAGCAGAGAATAATGCTGCAATAACCAATTTTAATTTTGATTTGATGCTCGGCCTGGAAGAGCATACCAAACTGCTATTGGATACTACCGACCTGTCGCAACTTCCGGCGGCCAGCACTTTGGCAGCATGGGAAACATCAGCTCTAAATGAGCGATCGGATTTTAAGGCTGTAGCGAAACGGCAGGAAGCCGCACATGCTGGAGTTAAGGTTGCCAAGGGGGCTTATTATCCAACACTTGCGCTTTCAGCTGGTTATGTTGGCATTAATGTGCCACATGCCCTTACCGTTACCAATGCCGTCAATGTAGGCGCTGGCCTAAGTTATAATATAGCCTCCCTTTATAAAGCAGGCGCGAAAATAAAGCAGGCGAAGGCAGAGGAAGATCAACTTGCGTTAGATCGGGAGCAATTAAGTGATGCGATCAAAAGCGATATACATAAAGCGTATCAAGATTATAATCAACGCTTAAAACAGATCCAAGTGTATGAAAAAGCGGTGGAGCAGGCCAATGAGAATTATCGCATTACGAAGAATAAGTACGACAATAGTCTGGCAACGACCACCGATCTTTTAGATGCGGATGTTGCCCGGTTGCAGGCTAATATCGATTATACCTACGCGAAGGCGGATGCCGTAGTGGCCTACAACAAGCTCTTTGAAAGTGCCGGCATAAGTAATGAGACTTACGCCACAGACGATATATAG
- a CDS encoding TIGR01777 family oxidoreductase, translated as MNKILVTGASGMVGEALIAALVSKGYTIHALTRKAKSNTSSVSYFTWDLEEGAIDKSCITDVEAIIHLAGAGIAKKPWSKNVRINILKSRTDSIQLIYQLLQSTPHRVKTVISASATGYYGNRGDELLTEERVPSDDFLGQTCLAWEQVVSQAASYGIRTVSLRSGIILSKEDGALPLMAKPVKLGLGAKLGNGRQYTPWIHLEDAVAMYIFALEHEGLRGVYNMVAPETITNKTLNRALAKTLKKPLWAPPVPAFLIRSIMGKMSDLLLHSTRVSAERISNAGFKFKYPTIREALTNIYIKPAEDEQKE; from the coding sequence ATGAATAAAATACTAGTTACAGGTGCCAGTGGCATGGTAGGAGAAGCATTGATAGCAGCATTAGTAAGTAAAGGATATACCATACATGCATTAACGCGAAAAGCCAAAAGCAACACATCGTCTGTCAGTTATTTTACATGGGATCTGGAAGAAGGCGCGATAGATAAATCCTGTATCACCGATGTAGAAGCCATTATCCATCTAGCTGGAGCAGGTATCGCAAAAAAACCATGGAGCAAAAATGTGCGGATAAATATTCTAAAAAGCAGAACAGACAGTATTCAGCTCATCTACCAGTTATTGCAATCGACGCCCCACCGGGTAAAAACGGTAATTTCTGCATCAGCCACAGGTTATTATGGTAATCGTGGCGACGAATTGTTAACGGAAGAGCGCGTACCTTCAGATGACTTTTTAGGCCAAACCTGCCTCGCTTGGGAACAAGTTGTTTCACAAGCGGCCTCTTACGGTATCCGCACAGTATCGTTAAGGAGTGGTATTATTTTAAGCAAAGAAGACGGGGCTCTTCCATTAATGGCGAAACCCGTTAAGCTAGGCCTTGGCGCAAAATTGGGCAACGGCAGACAATACACGCCATGGATTCACCTAGAAGACGCTGTGGCCATGTATATTTTTGCTTTGGAACACGAAGGGCTCCGTGGCGTCTATAATATGGTAGCTCCCGAAACCATCACCAATAAAACGCTCAATCGGGCGTTGGCAAAAACCCTTAAGAAACCGCTATGGGCGCCACCTGTGCCAGCCTTCCTTATTCGTTCCATTATGGGAAAAATGAGTGATCTACTTCTACACAGCACTAGGGTATCCGCCGAACGTATAAGCAACGCAGGATTTAAGTTCAAGTATCCTACTATCCGGGAAGCTTTAACCAATATATATATAAAGCCTGCAGAAGATGAGCAAAAAGAATGA
- a CDS encoding PspC domain-containing protein, which translates to MEKELRRNEQEGMIGGVCAGLAEYVDIDKTWVRLLFILSIFLGFSGFGIVGPIIYVVMWAVLPKKPFVFPDISGEAFNQETPVAPETYDREKTPYQNVKNKRDSDKRLAGIILLVIGAFLLIIQLDIITWTEIMRVWPVVFVVLGIFTISTSFERRKVAEDRREYTIEGDEEEATEEI; encoded by the coding sequence ATGGAAAAAGAACTTAGACGGAATGAACAGGAGGGCATGATAGGTGGCGTCTGTGCGGGTTTGGCAGAATATGTTGATATTGACAAAACCTGGGTCAGATTGCTGTTTATCTTAAGCATATTTTTGGGCTTCTCCGGTTTTGGTATTGTAGGGCCAATTATTTATGTGGTCATGTGGGCTGTCCTCCCCAAAAAACCTTTTGTGTTTCCGGATATTTCCGGAGAAGCTTTTAATCAGGAAACACCGGTAGCCCCAGAGACTTATGATAGGGAAAAAACACCTTATCAAAATGTGAAAAATAAAAGGGACAGCGATAAAAGGCTTGCCGGAATTATTTTGTTGGTAATAGGTGCTTTTTTGCTCATTATTCAATTGGATATTATCACCTGGACAGAAATTATGCGCGTATGGCCCGTAGTATTTGTGGTTTTGGGAATTTTCACTATTTCGACGTCCTTTGAGCGACGGAAGGTTGCTGAAGACCGGAGGGAGTATACCATAGAGGGCGACGAAGAGGAAGCTACAGAAGAGATATAA
- a CDS encoding FKBP-type peptidyl-prolyl cis-trans isomerase, with protein MISPLKKLAVGCLLVLTVFAACNKQEYQSVEALDAQNIEAYIQANNLNVQPLGNTGMYYQVVEEGKGAELDYTGRYPIVYTVKSLDGSYNVADTFSASNRYMDYLGYFLGSSPQGSSAAASPNYQEIFERDEGLKHILRNVLQKADGKVRVLIPSRLLNYGPNGNDDLGIPPNASMDYVLHVIDSASMPAYEDASIRKRIEALGLNLEEYETTESGIYYHISEQGTGDPITVDSTVTVAYALTLFNGNDIERSDSASFALTGLIPAWREVVPKLNKGGEVRFFSPSKSAYGYAGGNIPFSPLEFSITVRDDSSSDEDE; from the coding sequence ATGATCTCTCCCCTTAAAAAATTAGCTGTTGGCTGTTTATTGGTTTTGACGGTATTCGCTGCTTGTAATAAGCAAGAATATCAAAGCGTAGAAGCGTTGGATGCACAAAATATTGAAGCTTATATCCAAGCTAATAATTTGAATGTGCAGCCCCTAGGAAATACGGGAATGTACTACCAGGTTGTAGAAGAAGGAAAAGGCGCTGAACTTGACTACACAGGCAGATACCCCATCGTATATACGGTAAAATCGCTCGATGGCTCTTATAATGTAGCAGACACCTTTTCTGCCTCTAATCGCTACATGGACTATTTAGGTTATTTTTTAGGATCATCACCGCAGGGATCCAGTGCCGCAGCGTCACCTAATTATCAGGAAATTTTCGAGAGAGACGAAGGTTTAAAGCATATTCTTCGTAACGTACTGCAAAAAGCTGATGGAAAGGTTCGGGTGCTCATTCCGTCAAGATTATTGAACTACGGCCCTAACGGGAATGACGACTTAGGCATACCCCCCAATGCATCCATGGATTATGTGTTACACGTAATTGATAGTGCCAGTATGCCTGCTTATGAAGATGCCTCTATTCGTAAACGTATTGAAGCGCTCGGATTGAATCTGGAAGAATATGAAACAACCGAAAGCGGTATCTATTATCATATTAGTGAACAAGGAACTGGTGATCCGATTACGGTGGATTCCACTGTAACCGTTGCGTATGCCCTTACATTATTTAATGGTAATGATATTGAACGCTCTGACTCAGCTAGTTTTGCTCTAACGGGACTTATTCCTGCTTGGAGGGAAGTTGTGCCTAAGTTAAACAAGGGCGGGGAAGTCCGTTTTTTTTCGCCTTCTAAAAGTGCCTATGGTTATGCTGGAGGGAACATTCCGTTTAGTCCACTGGAGTTCAGTATTACCGTCCGAGACGACAGTAGCAGTGATGAGGACGAATAG
- a CDS encoding FKBP-type peptidyl-prolyl cis-trans isomerase — MKGIYTCVLTILLGIIIVSCNKDDVDVYDQQAILEREASMLSAYITAQGLSDSAELHQQTGIWYVLKDPGEGDFNYLDTSDNTGESQLANAQILVKYTGKLLDGTVFDENLNPDTTDANNGYFNLLPTQTQPGVITAWQIAFYPAKIGEHEIGGLLETGLQKGAKIRIITPSPYAYRNQPNADIPANSPLDFDIEVLDIKKSPDQNNVN, encoded by the coding sequence ATGAAAGGAATCTATACCTGTGTGTTAACCATTCTTTTGGGCATTATCATCGTATCTTGTAATAAGGACGATGTAGATGTATATGATCAGCAGGCTATTCTTGAACGGGAAGCCTCTATGCTATCTGCTTATATCACAGCGCAGGGCTTGTCTGATTCTGCAGAATTACATCAACAAACCGGTATTTGGTATGTGCTCAAAGATCCGGGAGAAGGTGATTTTAATTATCTAGATACCAGTGATAATACCGGGGAGAGCCAGTTGGCAAATGCACAGATCTTGGTAAAGTACACCGGAAAATTGCTCGATGGGACAGTATTTGATGAAAATTTAAACCCAGATACAACAGACGCCAATAATGGTTATTTTAACTTGTTACCAACTCAGACGCAGCCCGGAGTGATCACTGCTTGGCAGATTGCTTTTTATCCTGCAAAGATTGGCGAGCATGAGATAGGTGGACTGCTGGAGACAGGTTTGCAGAAAGGAGCGAAAATAAGAATTATTACACCCTCTCCTTATGCTTATAGAAATCAACCCAATGCGGATATACCGGCAAATTCCCCTTTGGATTTTGATATCGAGGTGCTTGATATAAAAAAGTCTCCTGACCAGAATAACGTGAATTAA
- a CDS encoding DHA2 family efflux MFS transporter permease subunit has protein sequence MEQNSLVEYGFRRAIITITAILCALLEIVDTTIINVALNEMRGNLGATLSEIGWVITAYAIGNVIVVPLTSFFSEQFGRRNYFAASVILFTVCSFLCGNANTMWELILFRFLQGVGGGALLVTSQTIITEVFPVEKRGMAQALYGLGVIVGPTLGPPLGGYIVENYSWPYIFYINIPIGIIAVMLTLKFIKSPKYGEKKSASQIDWWGIAFLAAAVGSLQFVLERGQEEDWFNDSMILALSVICVLSIYLFVWRELTCKNPIVELRVLKNGNLRVGTVLSFILGFGLYGSTFIIPLYTQNSLGWTAYQAGLLMVPASLMTAFMMPIIGQAIQRGVKQKYLAATGMFLFFLFCIWGYKILTPDTGEDAFFWMLMLRGVAMSLLFIPVSTLSLSTLSGKEIGQGAAFTGMMRQLGGSFGIALITTFMSRRNALHRSDLIGHISPDNPMFQQKYQGLIANFMQHGMAPNQAKTAALKALDGSITGQAAVLSYMDVFLYIGLAFLICVPFILMLKNAKGKVEVAGAH, from the coding sequence ATGGAACAGAATTCATTGGTAGAATACGGTTTTCGAAGAGCGATAATTACGATTACAGCTATTTTATGTGCCTTATTGGAAATCGTAGATACCACCATTATAAATGTGGCGCTTAACGAGATGCGTGGAAACTTGGGGGCTACACTCAGTGAAATAGGTTGGGTAATTACAGCCTATGCTATCGGTAACGTTATTGTGGTGCCATTGACCAGCTTTTTTTCGGAGCAGTTTGGTAGGCGTAATTATTTTGCGGCATCCGTTATTTTATTTACGGTATGTTCTTTTTTATGCGGTAATGCGAATACGATGTGGGAGCTCATTCTCTTCCGGTTTTTGCAGGGTGTGGGTGGGGGTGCTTTATTGGTAACCTCGCAAACCATCATCACCGAGGTTTTCCCGGTAGAAAAGCGGGGAATGGCACAGGCGCTCTATGGGCTAGGCGTGATTGTCGGACCGACATTGGGGCCGCCGCTTGGAGGATATATTGTGGAAAATTACAGTTGGCCCTATATTTTTTACATCAATATTCCCATCGGAATCATTGCCGTGATGCTTACCTTAAAGTTTATCAAAAGTCCGAAATACGGCGAAAAGAAATCGGCCAGTCAAATCGATTGGTGGGGAATAGCCTTTTTGGCGGCTGCGGTTGGTTCGCTGCAGTTTGTACTGGAGCGAGGGCAAGAAGAAGACTGGTTTAATGACAGTATGATTTTGGCTCTGTCGGTAATATGTGTGCTGAGTATTTATCTTTTTGTTTGGCGGGAACTTACCTGTAAAAACCCTATTGTAGAGCTCCGGGTATTGAAAAATGGTAATTTACGTGTCGGTACCGTACTATCCTTTATTCTCGGTTTTGGTTTGTACGGTTCTACGTTTATCATCCCGCTATATACACAGAACTCCTTGGGCTGGACGGCCTATCAGGCCGGTCTACTCATGGTGCCGGCATCTTTGATGACCGCCTTCATGATGCCTATCATAGGACAGGCCATTCAGCGGGGAGTAAAGCAAAAATATCTGGCCGCAACCGGTATGTTCCTGTTTTTTCTTTTTTGTATTTGGGGGTATAAAATTTTGACGCCCGATACCGGAGAGGATGCTTTCTTTTGGATGCTCATGTTGCGCGGCGTCGCAATGAGTTTATTGTTTATACCGGTTTCAACCTTGTCTTTATCCACCCTAAGTGGTAAAGAGATCGGACAGGGCGCGGCATTTACCGGCATGATGCGTCAATTGGGTGGTTCATTTGGTATTGCATTGATTACTACTTTTATGAGTAGACGTAACGCTTTACATCGAAGTGATTTAATTGGACATATTAGCCCAGATAACCCCATGTTTCAGCAAAAGTACCAGGGGTTGATCGCTAATTTTATGCAACATGGAATGGCTCCCAATCAAGCAAAGACTGCGGCATTGAAAGCTTTGGATGGGTCGATCACCGGGCAAGCGGCAGTGCTGTCCTATATGGATGTATTTTTGTATATCGGTTTGGCATTTCTAATCTGCGTACCATTTATCCTAATGTTAAAAAACGCAAAGGGAAAAGTAGAAGTGGCGGGGGCACATTGA